The following proteins come from a genomic window of Pirellula staleyi DSM 6068:
- a CDS encoding co-chaperone GroES yields the protein MRVVPIGDKVVVKRMTREEKTSGGIVLPGAAQEKSQEGRVLSVGDGRLLADGTRAAVQVSEGDRVVLSPWAGTEIKVADEELLIVSEEDILAVLD from the coding sequence ATGCGCGTGGTTCCGATTGGCGACAAAGTGGTTGTGAAACGAATGACTCGTGAAGAAAAGACGAGCGGCGGCATCGTGCTGCCTGGAGCGGCCCAAGAAAAATCGCAGGAAGGGCGCGTGCTGAGCGTCGGCGATGGCCGCCTGCTGGCCGATGGCACCCGGGCAGCTGTGCAAGTGTCGGAAGGGGACCGCGTTGTCCTCTCACCTTGGGCCGGTACGGAAATCAAGGTGGCTGACGAAGAACTCCTGATCGTCAGCGAAGAAGACATCCTCGCCGTACTCGACTAG
- a CDS encoding xylose operon transcription regulator XylR: MKPTQQKVTSRPQVALIIETSINYGRGLLKGVARYMRSAGEWSVFLEQRELGAELPRWIDRWDGDGIITRSDDPRLLERGIPTVALFDHRSCQQKVPQILNDNRAVGRLAAAHLVERGFRHLAFYGVPGEFWSEERLAGVREEGARQGASLAVFEPARSRRKRSIAWQDSQEELARWMSAQAAPLGLVAANDIHGLRALDACKRAGISVPERVAVMGADNDEELCELSDPPLSSIAFQPLRAGFAAAEMLARMMRGERVQSAMQLVPPLGLVTRQSTDVLAMEDEEVARALAVIRQQACDGLDVPAILRQVPISRRSLEIRMQKLLGRTPREEIRRVQIERAKKLLSETDLKLDRIAVSCGFVRASALSIAFREVVGTTPSDYRSQAGLA; encoded by the coding sequence ATGAAACCTACGCAGCAGAAAGTGACGAGTCGGCCACAAGTGGCGCTGATCATCGAGACCTCGATCAACTATGGACGGGGGCTCCTCAAAGGGGTGGCTCGCTACATGCGATCCGCGGGGGAGTGGTCGGTGTTTCTTGAACAGCGCGAACTGGGAGCGGAACTGCCGCGCTGGATCGATCGGTGGGATGGGGATGGAATCATCACGCGCAGCGACGATCCACGGTTGCTCGAGCGAGGGATTCCGACGGTTGCGCTGTTTGATCATCGAAGCTGTCAGCAGAAGGTGCCGCAGATTCTGAACGACAATCGTGCGGTGGGACGCTTAGCGGCAGCGCATCTGGTGGAGCGAGGATTTCGGCATCTAGCGTTTTATGGAGTGCCGGGAGAGTTTTGGTCGGAAGAACGTTTGGCTGGAGTGCGCGAGGAGGGAGCTCGCCAGGGAGCATCGCTGGCCGTGTTTGAACCAGCTCGTTCGCGCCGCAAACGTTCGATTGCTTGGCAAGATTCGCAGGAAGAACTAGCCCGGTGGATGAGCGCGCAAGCAGCTCCTCTGGGTCTGGTGGCCGCGAACGATATTCATGGACTCCGAGCACTTGATGCATGTAAGCGCGCGGGAATTTCGGTCCCAGAACGGGTGGCTGTGATGGGGGCCGATAACGACGAAGAGCTGTGCGAGTTATCGGACCCGCCTCTTTCGAGTATCGCCTTTCAGCCGCTGCGCGCTGGTTTTGCTGCGGCGGAAATGCTGGCGCGGATGATGCGTGGAGAGCGGGTGCAATCGGCGATGCAACTGGTGCCGCCACTGGGGCTCGTGACCCGGCAATCGACCGATGTGCTGGCGATGGAAGATGAAGAAGTGGCCCGCGCACTAGCGGTGATTCGGCAGCAGGCTTGTGACGGTTTGGATGTGCCAGCGATCTTACGGCAAGTGCCGATTTCACGTCGATCGCTGGAGATCCGGATGCAGAAATTGCTGGGTCGAACGCCGCGCGAGGAGATTCGGCGGGTGCAGATCGAGCGGGCTAAAAAACTGCTCAGCGAGACCGATCTGAAGCTCGATCGGATCGCTGTCAGCTGCGGCTTTGTGCGGGCTTCGGCCCTCTCGATCGCGTTTCGGGAAGTGGTGGGAACGACACCGAGCGACTATCGATCGCAAGCCGGATTGGCGTAG
- a CDS encoding DUF6528 family protein yields the protein MRFVVFFALLLATSLASAAPPSLICCGMDEVFIIPATPGKLGESDKLWSWTAASSPEIPQSQHAQFRTTDECKPYDKWILITSSSGGVALVERDTKRAIYVASARNAHSACLLPEKRIAVASSFGGDELLIFSYSDPASTTPIARTKLVGAHGTWWDVDGGKLYALGSEELLLVSLKTSAATDKTALPTLEIVVEKTWQLPEGDGHDVSPTAGGKSLLITSASKIHTLDLKSQTFAPFELFPEAKKVKSIDQHRESKRFVLQQADLTSNNWWSNSLQLLDPLEKIELPDERLYKARWDQPLAVP from the coding sequence ATGCGATTCGTTGTTTTCTTCGCGCTGCTGCTCGCGACCTCCTTGGCCTCCGCCGCTCCACCCAGCCTGATTTGCTGCGGCATGGATGAGGTTTTCATCATCCCCGCTACCCCTGGCAAGCTCGGCGAGAGTGATAAACTTTGGAGCTGGACCGCCGCCAGTTCGCCAGAGATTCCCCAGTCGCAGCATGCTCAGTTCCGTACGACCGACGAATGCAAACCGTACGACAAGTGGATCCTCATCACGTCCTCTTCCGGTGGCGTAGCCTTGGTCGAGCGCGACACCAAACGAGCGATTTATGTTGCCTCCGCACGCAATGCCCACAGCGCTTGCCTGTTGCCCGAGAAACGAATCGCCGTCGCCAGTAGCTTTGGCGGCGACGAACTGTTGATCTTCTCCTACAGCGACCCTGCGAGCACAACTCCCATCGCGCGAACGAAACTCGTCGGCGCCCATGGCACCTGGTGGGATGTCGACGGGGGTAAGCTCTATGCTCTCGGAAGTGAAGAACTTTTGCTCGTCTCCCTCAAAACCTCCGCTGCGACCGACAAGACAGCGCTCCCAACGCTTGAGATTGTGGTCGAAAAAACGTGGCAGCTTCCCGAAGGAGACGGGCACGATGTATCTCCAACCGCCGGAGGCAAATCGCTGCTGATCACCTCGGCATCAAAGATTCACACCCTGGATTTGAAATCGCAAACCTTCGCCCCCTTCGAGCTTTTTCCCGAAGCAAAAAAAGTGAAATCGATCGATCAACATCGCGAATCCAAACGGTTTGTCCTGCAGCAAGCCGATCTGACCAGCAACAATTGGTGGAGCAATAGCTTGCAGCTGCTCGATCCGCTTGAAAAGATCGAACTCCCCGACGAGCGCCTCTATAAAGCGCGCTGGGATCAGCCACTTGCTGTCCCTTAG
- a CDS encoding prenyltransferase/squalene oxidase repeat-containing protein, whose amino-acid sequence MKSICRTLASFVALASIACASLATAADDAAVYQQTVSKAVTYLTTKAQAADGSYNSAAGPAVTALVTASLLKHGRTVDDPAVAKALKYLQQFVQEDGGIYAPESNHKNYETCLGVVCFAAANKDGRFDTIVKKADAFVKGLQWDDKEGKTAADPEFGGAGYGKNKRPDLSNTSFLLDALKATGTDPNSEEMKRALIFVSRCQNLESEHNTTPYAAKNPDGGFYYSPAAGGVSQAGTTETGALRSYASMTYAGLKSMIYAGVGPDDVRVKAAIGWLKKNYDLDSNPGMGTSGLFYYYQTFAKALEATGNDTFVDEKGVEHNWRSELIAELASRQAEDGSFVNADPRWMEGDASLVTGYALLALAHSKPATK is encoded by the coding sequence ATGAAATCGATTTGTCGCACCCTGGCCTCGTTCGTTGCCTTGGCCTCGATCGCCTGTGCCTCGCTGGCCACCGCAGCCGACGATGCCGCTGTTTATCAGCAAACCGTCAGCAAAGCGGTCACCTACCTCACTACCAAAGCCCAAGCCGCCGATGGCTCGTACAACTCGGCTGCCGGCCCCGCCGTCACCGCGCTGGTGACTGCTTCGCTGCTGAAGCATGGCCGCACGGTCGACGATCCTGCGGTTGCCAAGGCTCTGAAGTACTTGCAGCAGTTCGTTCAGGAAGATGGCGGCATCTACGCCCCGGAATCGAACCACAAGAACTACGAAACGTGCCTCGGTGTCGTTTGCTTCGCTGCAGCCAACAAAGATGGTCGCTTCGACACCATCGTGAAGAAGGCCGACGCCTTTGTGAAAGGTCTGCAGTGGGACGACAAGGAAGGAAAAACCGCTGCTGACCCCGAATTCGGCGGCGCTGGTTACGGTAAAAACAAACGCCCCGATCTCTCGAATACCAGCTTTTTGCTCGACGCTCTGAAGGCGACCGGCACCGACCCTAACAGCGAAGAAATGAAGCGTGCTCTAATCTTCGTTTCGCGTTGCCAAAACCTCGAGTCCGAGCACAACACCACTCCCTACGCTGCCAAGAATCCCGACGGCGGTTTCTACTACTCGCCAGCCGCTGGTGGTGTGAGCCAAGCTGGTACCACCGAAACCGGCGCGCTTCGCAGCTATGCATCGATGACCTACGCTGGTCTCAAGAGCATGATCTATGCTGGTGTCGGTCCCGACGATGTGCGCGTGAAAGCTGCCATCGGCTGGCTCAAAAAGAACTACGATCTCGACAGCAACCCAGGCATGGGAACGTCGGGGCTCTTCTACTACTACCAAACCTTTGCCAAAGCGCTCGAAGCAACCGGCAACGATACGTTCGTCGACGAGAAGGGTGTCGAGCACAACTGGCGCAGCGAGCTGATCGCTGAACTCGCCTCGCGTCAGGCCGAAGATGGCTCGTTCGTCAACGCCGACCCGCGCTGGATGGAAGGGGATGCTTCGCTCGTCACCGGCTATGCCCTTTTGGCACTCGCCCACTCCAAGCCAGCGACAAAGTAG